ttaaaatttaaatattaaaggtaGGCCAAGTTCTGCTTATCATGGTTACCtactttacataaataaattgtaaaatgttttatagtataatatatttaataatatatagaatattattcttGTATAAAGTACTTTACCTTCGCActctagaaataaaaaatgaaaatcaatactagttaaacgtaaaaaaaaagtatgaaaattatattgatagtaggtaaatatttaggtaaagaattttcttattattaacttgtataatataatattagtgtaaaGTTTCCTACTTAATAAGTTAATATcagtttgatattttaatataaacacaacATAATCATTACCTTCTACGGAACCGCTACaacttataatgtatatcacagttactgttattaaaactttataagaTATCATTGTTAATGTTCAGTTCACTACAAAGAAAGACTAACGTGTtactttacaaattatatatcaatataactaTATGAGAATTTCcgaataggtaaaatataattcgttggtgttttataaattaacaactaAGTAAACGTTTGACGCctcatatataatgtataaaacacgATAACATGTAAGTGTGCACAACtgcatttattagtttatttcgtGGActgttttgacaaaaaaaaaaaaaaaaacacacacattattgtaaaatcaatacatttgtgGCTCTCCATAGATTCTAAAATGACAATCATAAagtgttttacacttttacacgtaataaacataatgtaacTTTTAagaataaacacaaaaatacaaaattaaacataatatattataatataaaatttggatCTATACAATCCCATCTATACAAATACAATCATCAGTAATCAAATTCAAACACAACTACAAGTGTGCACTAAAGACAATCAGAAAAATATAGCCGTTGTCAAAACTTACATATGGGCAAAAAGTGATTTCCGAGTACATTACTGAATCGACTACAAGATTTGTTCATATTAACTAGGATACCTACGCCCTACCTATTATAACCTAAgtcaataattatagaaaatatgatataagtacTACAAGGGGTTTAAGGGTTTAAAATTCCatcgaaatattttcaaacaatatttttttatcgacatatGCAGCTATGTaagatacaattttgaatttttttttaaatattattttgtaggtataagcACTCGACTATATTGACGTTAGTGCGTTCCACACGATACACACATTATTTACAGTCCATGTACAGTTAttatatcgtacctatatacccTCGCTGTATCTGCTCGTGTTACCTAGGTATGCGTTATTTCACGATTCATTTCGCAGTTTTTTCTATTCTTGATCGTTGTTCGATTTCATAAATTGTAAccatctatactctatagtataTTTTCGCCACCACAGCTTATAGAAGAtgtattcaaatgtataatgaataacttgtatatttgttttatctcaaataaaaataaataaataattataaataataaaataacatttgaacaaaggtgggcattaactagttgaaaagttaattttttttaaactttttaacttaactagttaattcattttctaatcaactaATGTACTTAACTAGTTTTATTTAcacttgaaataatttagcttttctcagttgatttaaaaaaaaatccatcaagttaaaacattttgaaatttttcgtttatacgaaaatattactatatcagtataaaataaacataatccaatacaaaaacacaaaaatttcttttctttttcttgataacataattttgtgtatattaatatattttattaagttgtaaattatatattatacgagtagcaattataaatgtttttaataaaattaataattttaaatttcacattgacaattgttatgttttaatgtttattgtaacttataatatatatgaagacCATTATGTattcatcttcacgtattatgacattcaatttctatacgatataaaaaaatatatttgttaaattattaatttttgatgagtatagtttgaattagtaaataatagtaaagtaaaagtaaaagtgtatacatgtgtacattatgataaaaattcaataaaattgttttttataattaataaattagaaactagaaagacacattcactttTTGTGATtcacatactaattaaaaacaaatagattaactttttttaaactgagttaagttaatattttttttttatattaacttttaacttatcgagttatatttataatttgttaactgttaacttttaacttatcgatcttgactcctcttaacttaacttaacttaacttgagttgattattttcattaacttgcccacctttgtatttgaaaaattatttttataaaatttattgaacataagtatctattatacaatttacaattataataataaatgtatgattgaATAATGATTTGGATGTTGGTTTGGGGTATGGATGAAACCAATAGGTATAACTCAAATTcatacttctttttttttttttttttttttttccatttgaacCGACAGCAGAGGAGGATCTGTGTGAACACTATTACTCCTCTGCTGCCAtcgtttattaatgtttaataaaaacgttaatacATGCACATTCTTAACACATAACTAATTATGGTTGCTTCACcttgaaaataaacattaatacaataggtacaatacaatgCAATACAATgcgatacaataaataataaagtcagTCAGTTGGAGCGGCTGCCACTGCATTCGCTCTTCATTCGGTCTCAGCTATCTTTTCATCATGCTCCTTGCAGCTTAAAATGTTGTCAACCATGTCATAAAAGGACTGAGTGGCACGTTGGGAGGCAGCCCGTAGCCGGTCGTTCTCGTTGAACGGGACATCAGAGGGGCCGCACATCAAATCCTGGACGTCTCCCGGTGTTAAATTTCGGTTACCAACAAACATCTTCACTGGCAGCTGAAGCGGATCCCAGTAAGCACAATCAAATATTGTGTGTTCCGCAGTGTCCTCAGGGTGTTGGCAGTACAGGCAAGCCGCATCAGGGGCGCGCTTCATCCTGTGTAGGTAGTACTTGAAACACCCGTGTCCCGTAAGAGCCTGCGTTACATGAAACGTGAGGTCTTTGGGGCATCTTTTCGTCCATCTTATCAGGTCCGGAAGAATCGTGCGCGTCCAGGCTCCTCTAACGCCCCGACTCCATCGGTTCGACCAGGCAGCAAGCAAGATATCTCGCTTTGCTCTCCGGATCTCATCCTTTGAATCAGCTCTGTCCGGATCGTCAAGTTTACTTCGGACTCTTTTGCGTTCCAAAGCAAGAAGATCACCCGGAGGAGTTCCCGCCAGGAATAAACTCAAATTCATACTTGTGAATGTTGGTTATAATGATGTTTCATTAAAGTCTTGATACTGTTGTAGAATAATTGCTACAAATCAgctatttacttattttaagtgctgaaaaaatattttttatttttaaattgtagagAAAGTATAGATATTGATTAGTGGTAGAAGTTTGTTAATAAACTACAATTCTTTAACACACATAGATTACAAATACTAATACAAATTACTTTTGTAATAAACATATTGACTAATTATTGAGTGATAAATGTAATTGAGCAATTAGATTTAATAGAcagtcttaaaataaataaatttataaatttgagaAGCTATAGTGAATTGGATTCACTTGTCTACACTAACCAGCGACAAacgttgtacatattataaaacataaccatctatttagattaaatttttaatttaaaagtattttaaatcaattaatttaaataatataaaaatattttgttgaaacaattagaaatttataaagtaTCAATAAATGGTCTATCATAAATTACACTAATTAATgatgtatttcttataataaaatacatttttttatctatcaTAGTGTATTTCTGGATAACCTAACTACGAACAATGGGACtgtgtatactaatattattaatgaaatttgGCTACTACtgcttatattaaaattactctaccaacaattaaattaatattccatGGTCCAGGTATTAGTATTAGGGTTGTATATTTCTACAGAGTCCTTTTGTTCTTCACCCATTTCATAACTTCCGCCCAAAACATGTAACAAACCATCACATTCGATTactcctaaaataaaaaattaattttaatttaatacaatatattatattcttctaaACATATTTTCTCACCAGGCCTCCATCGGCACATATGCATATCAGCAATAGAAGTCCATACTCCAGAACTTGGTTTATACACTTCAACACTTTTAAGAATACCTGTTTCATTTAAACCACCAACAGCATACATAATGCCATCCATTAATCTTACACCAGCACCAGCGCGGCATACTGACATATCGGCAACTGGAGTCCATATGCCAAGCCTGGGGTCATAACATTCGACAGATTTCAATTGTGATGAATCTCCATTATCATAACATCCTCCCACCTAcacgattgaataatataaaattgaatatacatttaaaacaaaataataaaatattaatttaccgcatataaacaattattgagTACTTCCACACCTAATTCAGCTCTTGGGGTAGACATATTAGCTATCCTTCGCCATCCTTGATTATCCCAAACCTCTGCACTATTCAAATAATCAGCTTCATTGAATCCGCCAacctaaaatttaaacatttaatatcatgtatatttataaagcCTTTAAAACGAGTTATGACACTGATAAAACTTACAACATAAAAACGACcgtttaaataattgaatgcaCACCCATTTTAACTAACATCTTGACCGAACACATCCAACTTGGTGACTGTTACAGACAGAATTAGTTATTAATCTTGGCTTAATTGATATACCTAAAACGTTAAGCATTAggacttatttattttatataactcagcacgcaatttaaatgataacataCCTTTGTGAAGTTATTGAGTCATGTGTCGTTGAAGTTGATGTACATGGATAGTGCCCAAGGAGAGATTGGATGACTATTTACTGACAAATCTATTAGTAATTAGTACACTTATAGACTGCACATTCAAATAGTTTGCTAGTCCGAGGAAAGCTATGTCTGAAACATATTAAGCACATACAGTTATGGCTACCTTGTTGATATTAAtgctgtaaaatgtatatttatatatagctaAATAAGTTAAACAAATTGGAgacgaaaatattatcatactttgGTCCAACTGTCTAATaacgaacaaataataatacttccAAACTAAAACGGCAATAGGTACCATTGGTCATGACGAAATAGATTCTATTGTTGGTAACATATTAAAAGTAACAATACTCACCAGACAGTGGTCAACGAAATACGATGTCGTAACTCGTAGGTgtacgtttataaatattattatattgctttaaTGCTTTTTACGATGCAGTGACGGAGTACTGGCGTAGTGACACGCGTGGCGACTGACGACgtactacaataaattattaaattgttaattagcTCGCCATTGTAGCGAGCTGTGACTACCTTACCAATTAATGACATAGGTATCTAAATATCAATCTAAATCACATTGATAATAATACGtacgtaatcatataatatacgcgccgcgtaaatggaatgtataatattgtaatacgcgAGCGCTGGCTCGCGTAaacttaatacctaataataatatcgatggtACCGCGTATACAGTACGTGTGTAGTAGTAGTACCTAGCGCGACGATACCGCGTATACAGCGTGTAGCTAATAATATCGATCGCGTGACCATGAGCGGCGTGCGACAATGGATATATCAATATAtgactacgtatataaataattctaattattataaattaggatttgtgctgttatattaaataacaccataagcgtgcgcagaatTTATTGTTGGCAGGGTAGTCTCATATACATAAGCACCTACATAAAACATTAACACACGctacacgcatattatattacgtaggtattataatattcatattcacgcctaagttataaaaactaatttggatggggtatcctcatttaactacatttgcaataggtagtaaaaatgtattttatgattggctatcaattatcataataataatatttaatattgagggTGGCCGGGGGGAGTTCGCAGAGTAGTCAAGTGCCTACCACGactaccccgtgcgcacgcttatgaatAACACCACAAATGTACAACAACAGTAGATATATGTTAAACATCCGGCGTGTGCAAGCGTGTGACTATTTCACGCTAGGCCTAACCGCAAGCCCAACCTAATCATGTATGGTCATGTGAAATTATAGAAGGGACAGGGACAGAGACCTATCGAGGAGAGCTGCTGGACAAGCGTCCATCAGACGAGCAACAAGCCTCAacaataacgttataataatattataatcacgaataatattattataatgttattataatacttttagtCAATCATTTGCTATTTGTTCTTAAGAACAGTCAACTAGCTAATATACTTAGTCACAACTCGCTATCATACAGTTAAATATTTGGACTTAGGGTATTTTTTcaagccatattattatatttgagtataaaataaatacaattaatgcaATTCATCTTCGTGATTATTTCAATTACTTCCATCAGTTCATCTGCAGTTTTGAGCACGTTACATCATGTGCCACCTaactattatacttaatatctGTGCCGTGctgtataaactaaaaaacagGAACTATGAGAACTAGGCACGATATCGTAGGAGGGTGTGCGGGGTGTtcctttcaaaatataatgcaCAGTGGTGGAGATATAgcttatatataatgtatatcttaaatcgtgataaggaataagaattattttcaatgaaaagactgcgcatatttttttaaggggcaatgtataatttatatgggcAACCAACAATAAACACACGGTCACGTCACGAACCAAAATGACCACGAGAGCCGTAGGCAGCTCTTGGCAAAACCGCACCAAAAACGAACAACCCTTCACTTAGCACTGAGCGAAAAATTGCAGAGTGACACGATATACGTGTTCCCGGTGTGGCATATATAACGCGACTCGAGCTATGTCATGCCTGTGTAAGAgagagacaacacatacgggtgtagcgtcctcttaatcggattcaattttcttttatgcCGTTTAATATGCTTTTAAGAATTTTAGATCGTCACTCgttagcttattattattattatttaaaaagaaaacctcgtttcttaaataaattcttaaaaacacattattataatttaaattttttttgaacttatataatatattatacaagttggTGTATGTGAGTGTGGTATAGGTATAGAAATGTACAGAGGCATATTGGGTAGTCTCAGcccttcaaaaaatatttttctaccgGCCCATAATTTGTTATGGTGGCCCAATGGCCCATATTATATTGgccacatattaatattgatgaataataatGGCTTTATCGCATTTGTtgcatattcattatattattatatagctgtcataaaaattgtaatgcaGCATTGCGGTCATTTTATCCTACCAGCCCAAAATGTTAGCAGCCTTACGAGATTTTCTCGAATGCTCGACTGGCCTCGACTGGTCTAGGAATGTAGGTATGCgtattgtgtaatgtgtattaaatatttaataaaatgtgcaGCACCTGACGTTAAATCCTGGGACCGCCtatgattacattataatattgcagtggtcataaaatattaatatgtacaccGAGCTAAagcttacaatatttaaatctgagaaattaaaaatgtttaaatttttttattaaataaatatttaataaattttattttaaaataataaaattgtgtgaaCTTGCCGTTAATAAAGCAATCATATTTTCCAATATCGGGTGCTAATGTCAGTAGCGTTTCGTTTTGtgaatgttgaaataaataaccaGTAGATACGCAAATATACTTGAAAATCCTTTACTGTTAGGGATTTTCAAGTATTAGGGTACATAATGCCATAATGGTACATTGGTACGTACTGATTTTGATGTATTTCTGTTTATTGaattgttgtacctacctaaattaaaaacgtgttgaaaatattataatatgcagttatatgaactgttataatttgtacttttaGATTATAGTAGCAGCTAGAGCTCTGCACGGTCTNNNNNNNNNNNNNNNNNNNNNNNNNNNNNNNNNNNNNNNNNNNNNNNNNNNNNNNNNNNNNNNNNNNNNNNNNNNNNNNNNNNNNNNNNNNNNNNNNNNNNNNNNNNNNNNNNNNNNNNNNNNNNNNNNNNNNNNNNNNNNNNNNNNNNNNNNNNNNNNNNNNNNNNNNNNNNNNNNNNNNNNNNNNNNNNNNNNNNNNNNNNNNNNNNNNNNNNNNNNNNNNNNNNNNNNNNNNNNNNNNNNNNNNNNNNNNNNNNNNNNNNNNNNNNNNNNNNNNNN
This portion of the Acyrthosiphon pisum isolate AL4f chromosome A1, pea_aphid_22Mar2018_4r6ur, whole genome shotgun sequence genome encodes:
- the LOC100569454 gene encoding kelch-like protein 2: MSTPRAELGVEVLNNCLYAVGGCYDNGDSSQLKSVECYDPRLGIWTPVADMSVCRAGAGVRLMDGIMYAVGGLNETGILKSVEVYKPSSGVWTSIADMHMCRWRPGVIECDGLLHVLGGSYEMGEEQKDSVEIYNPNTNTWTMEY
- the LOC103309923 gene encoding uncharacterized protein LOC103309923, translated to MNLSLFLAGTPPGDLLALERKRVRSKLDDPDRADSKDEIRRAKRDILLAAWSNRWSRGVRGAWTRTILPDLIRWTKRCPKDLTFHVTQALTGHGCFKYYLHRMKRAPDAACLYCQHPEDTAEHTIFDCAYWDPLQLPVKMFVGNRNLTPGDVQDLMCGPSDVPFNENDRLRAASQRATQSFYDMVDNILSCKEHDEKIAETE